A window from Rhizosphaericola mali encodes these proteins:
- a CDS encoding TonB-dependent receptor, with the protein MLIILMSSYFYGDAQDSTKLGSITGQVEDTSYHVSMSGAKITLTKYNDSLPFQTTYLKTDGTFSFEKLPLDSFWVRVTFPGYSGMKQKATLSSDMPNYPLSTFYMAMTTNSLEDVVVVSTPPISFKGDTTDLRADAFHTKPNATAEDLLKKMPGFEIDASGNIQAQGESVTRVLVNGKRFFDGDPKMATQNLPKDIIEKIQVYDAQSDQSAFSGFDDGNRTKTINIVIKKDKNVGYFGKQTAGVGRGNQNFYNVGGNINRFNNDQKISVLGQINNVNSQMFTMQDLGGGNGRNAGGGRGAGSSGTFGGSSAGITKTIAGGLRYADKWGNTDVDGSYFYTNSRTNNDGHSERQNLYSDTANNTNQYDTTATLSTNINHRVQFNIDSKLDSNNSLLIRPNMSFITSDNKNGQITDIFKNNSDGSRNYLTKSNINSYSHNTGFNGTGSALYMHRFHKAGRTISFEADWTGSQNNGYSYNTNIIDYLSTNITDSINRYYKTISNSNTLGGTVTYTEPIAKNQQLSLTYNHSYSKSVADQTVYNYNNATSAYTELDSSLTNSFNNNYNSDRVELGYHYNNKVINFSAGNGVQFGNFNSINSSKGYEIHRNYTNLYPTASFRWNIAQAQRLNFDYNGRTAQPSATQLQPVLDNSNELAQTIGNPDLKQSFTHTFRLRYFFFDRKNNKHLFTMLNYSLTNNYIANVTTQLSSGGQRTSYQNMNGYYSINGNFDYGFPILKPQSNLSLRTAISASSTPSLIIDSSSSVANIATNSTKNYTFGERIGWTTNLASTFDVNISTEPSYTIAKYSVNKSSNNNYYSQQNIVEATWYTESGWQVNTTFNYTFYTGLYNTSVPLLNAYVSKSLFKNKAGEIRFSVYDLLNQNKAVTNTRTGNYAQTSTNTVLKRYAMISFVYNLKNFGKNGNKGQRRGFRDRGDMPDGPPPGGGMGGGFGGPPPGGGMGGPSAAM; encoded by the coding sequence GTGCTTATCATATTGATGAGCAGCTACTTTTATGGGGATGCGCAAGATTCCACAAAGTTAGGAAGTATTACTGGACAAGTAGAAGATACCTCCTACCATGTGTCTATGAGTGGTGCGAAAATTACATTGACAAAGTACAATGATTCTCTTCCATTTCAAACCACCTATCTAAAAACGGATGGTACTTTTTCATTTGAAAAATTGCCCTTGGATAGCTTTTGGGTACGTGTGACATTTCCTGGATATTCTGGTATGAAACAAAAAGCTACGTTATCTAGCGATATGCCTAATTATCCTCTTTCTACTTTTTATATGGCGATGACAACAAATAGTTTGGAAGATGTCGTTGTGGTGTCAACACCGCCCATTTCTTTTAAAGGAGATACTACAGATCTAAGAGCTGATGCATTTCATACCAAACCCAATGCAACAGCAGAAGATTTATTGAAAAAAATGCCAGGATTTGAGATTGATGCGAGTGGTAATATCCAAGCGCAAGGAGAGAGTGTAACACGTGTATTGGTAAACGGAAAACGTTTTTTTGATGGAGATCCGAAAATGGCAACCCAAAATTTACCAAAAGATATCATTGAAAAAATCCAAGTGTACGATGCACAAAGTGACCAAAGTGCATTCTCAGGATTTGATGACGGTAATAGAACGAAAACTATCAATATTGTCATCAAAAAAGATAAGAATGTAGGTTATTTTGGTAAGCAAACTGCAGGTGTTGGACGAGGTAATCAAAATTTTTACAACGTAGGAGGCAATATTAACCGTTTTAATAACGACCAAAAAATATCGGTACTAGGACAAATAAATAATGTTAATAGCCAGATGTTTACGATGCAGGATTTAGGTGGTGGTAATGGTAGAAATGCAGGAGGAGGGCGTGGAGCAGGTTCCTCAGGTACTTTTGGTGGTAGCTCTGCAGGTATCACAAAAACGATTGCCGGAGGTTTACGATATGCTGATAAATGGGGAAATACAGATGTAGATGGAAGTTATTTTTACACCAATAGCCGTACCAATAATGATGGACATTCTGAACGGCAAAACTTGTACTCAGATACGGCTAATAATACCAATCAATATGATACGACAGCAACTTTAAGTACTAATATTAATCATCGTGTCCAATTTAATATTGATTCCAAGTTGGATTCCAATAATTCCTTATTGATCCGCCCTAATATGTCTTTTATCACGAGTGATAATAAGAATGGGCAGATTACAGATATCTTTAAAAACAATTCAGATGGTTCTAGAAATTATTTAACCAAATCAAATATCAACTCTTACTCTCATAATACAGGTTTTAATGGGACTGGTAGTGCACTGTACATGCATAGATTTCACAAAGCAGGTCGAACCATTTCATTTGAGGCCGATTGGACGGGAAGTCAAAATAATGGTTATAGTTATAATACCAATATTATTGATTACCTCTCTACTAATATTACTGACTCAATCAATCGATATTATAAAACAATATCCAATAGTAATACTCTTGGAGGAACTGTGACTTATACAGAGCCTATCGCTAAAAATCAGCAATTGTCATTAACTTATAATCATAGTTATTCTAAAAGTGTTGCAGATCAAACTGTTTACAACTATAATAATGCTACTAGTGCATATACGGAATTAGATTCTAGTTTGACGAATAGTTTTAACAATAATTATAATTCGGATCGTGTAGAATTGGGGTATCATTATAATAATAAAGTGATCAATTTTAGTGCAGGTAATGGAGTTCAATTTGGCAATTTTAATAGCATTAATAGTTCTAAAGGGTATGAAATACATAGAAATTATACCAATCTTTACCCTACTGCATCATTTAGATGGAATATTGCACAGGCGCAACGTTTAAATTTTGATTATAATGGTCGTACTGCACAACCTTCTGCAACGCAATTGCAACCCGTTTTAGATAATTCTAATGAATTAGCACAAACAATCGGTAATCCTGATCTGAAACAATCATTTACACATACATTTAGATTACGTTATTTCTTTTTTGATAGGAAAAATAACAAGCATTTATTTACGATGTTAAATTACTCGTTGACCAATAATTACATTGCTAATGTAACAACGCAGTTGAGTAGCGGTGGTCAGAGGACGTCTTATCAAAACATGAATGGTTATTACTCAATAAATGGAAATTTTGATTATGGATTCCCTATTTTAAAACCTCAATCGAATTTATCTTTAAGGACGGCTATAAGTGCAAGCTCTACTCCAAGTTTAATTATTGATAGCAGCTCTTCTGTAGCTAATATAGCAACGAATTCTACTAAAAATTATACTTTTGGTGAACGAATCGGTTGGACCACTAATTTGGCGTCTACATTCGATGTGAATATTAGTACAGAACCTTCTTACACGATTGCAAAATATTCTGTAAATAAGTCAAGTAATAATAATTATTATTCTCAACAGAATATTGTAGAAGCCACTTGGTACACAGAATCTGGTTGGCAAGTGAATACAACATTCAATTATACTTTTTATACTGGTTTATATAATACTAGCGTTCCTCTTTTAAATGCGTATGTATCTAAATCTTTATTTAAAAATAAAGCAGGAGAAATTAGATTCTCTGTTTATGACTTGTTGAATCAGAATAAAGCCGTAACAAACACACGTACAGGTAACTATGCCCAAACTTCCACGAATACTGTTTTGAAACGTTATGCAATGATCTCATTTGTATATAACTTGAAGAATTTTGGAAAAAATGGTAATAAAGGACAGCGTAGAGGATTTAGAGATAGAGGTGATATGCCCGATGGTCCGCCTCCAGGCGGCGGAATGGGTGGAGGTTTTGGAGGACCACCTCCAGGTGGCGGAATGGGAGGACCTTCTGCGGCTATGTAA